A genomic segment from Bradyrhizobium sp. CB1015 encodes:
- a CDS encoding DUF2244 domain-containing protein, whose translation MSTGNEIARPRSESEDEPQIFSALLTPHRSLNRTGFLAVMLFLSAVSFVTGVAFLMMGAWPVLGFFGLDVLVIWWAFKVNFRAARASEEIVVTPSELRVRRVSHRGQVAEWTFNPLWVRLDQEVDEEYGIEHLYLISRGRRLLIAGFLGPEEKASFYNALVVALNAARRGPTYNPVT comes from the coding sequence ATGAGCACAGGCAACGAAATTGCGCGGCCGCGATCTGAAAGCGAGGACGAGCCTCAGATCTTCTCCGCGCTGCTGACGCCGCACCGCTCGCTGAACCGCACCGGCTTTCTCGCCGTGATGCTGTTCCTGAGCGCCGTCAGCTTCGTCACGGGCGTCGCTTTCCTGATGATGGGCGCCTGGCCGGTGTTAGGTTTCTTCGGTCTCGACGTGCTCGTGATCTGGTGGGCCTTCAAGGTCAATTTTCGCGCGGCACGGGCCAGCGAGGAGATCGTGGTGACGCCGTCGGAATTGCGCGTGCGACGCGTCAGCCATCGCGGCCAGGTTGCCGAATGGACCTTCAATCCGCTCTGGGTCCGGCTCGACCAGGAGGTCGACGAGGAATACGGCATCGAGCACCTCTATCTGATCTCCCGCGGCCGCCGGCTGCTCATCGCCGGTTTCCTCGGGCCGGAAGAAAAAGCAAGCTTTTACAACGCCTTGGTTGTAGCCCTGAACGCCGCGCGGCGTGGCCCGACCTATAATCCGGTGACCTGA
- a CDS encoding NADPH-dependent FMN reductase yields the protein MPAPKILIIPGSLRTGSHNAKLAAVAAYAFSQAGVDVTRISLADFPLPIYDGDLQAKSGVPKHAINLKRMIGAHHGVLIVSPEYNASVPPLLKNAIDWVSRVHELHEARGEVFRNRVFALAGASQSRLGAARALQALRLILSSCHANVIASQLTLAFADQAYDDMDRLKNEGDIAALKELVAQLIDVSQRMM from the coding sequence ATGCCAGCTCCCAAGATCCTGATCATTCCCGGCTCGCTGCGCACCGGCTCGCACAATGCGAAGCTGGCGGCGGTGGCGGCCTACGCATTCTCCCAGGCCGGCGTCGACGTCACCCGCATTTCGCTCGCCGATTTTCCGCTGCCGATCTACGACGGCGATCTCCAGGCCAAATCCGGCGTGCCCAAGCACGCGATCAATCTCAAGCGCATGATCGGCGCGCATCACGGCGTCCTCATCGTCTCGCCCGAATACAATGCCTCGGTGCCGCCGCTCCTGAAGAACGCGATCGACTGGGTCAGCCGGGTGCACGAGCTGCACGAGGCGCGCGGCGAGGTGTTCCGCAACCGCGTCTTCGCGCTTGCCGGCGCGTCCCAGAGCCGGTTAGGTGCCGCCCGCGCGCTGCAGGCCCTGCGGCTGATCCTCTCCTCCTGCCACGCCAATGTGATTGCCAGCCAGCTCACGCTCGCCTTTGCCGACCAGGCCTATGACGATATGGACAGGCTGAAGAACGAGGGCGATATCGCCGCCTTGAAGGAGCTGGTCGCGCAGTTGATCGACGTTTCCCAACGCATGATGTGA
- the pyrF gene encoding orotidine-5'-phosphate decarboxylase, with product MTPAEIAPKDRLIVGLDLPSVDAAEAMIARLGDSVTFYKIGYRLAYAGGLPLVAKLADSGKKVFLDLKLHDIGNTVMQGVQSITRLGATFLTVHAYPQTMKAAVEGCAGSGLKILAVTVLTSYNDDDLHAAGYRLHVSELVEARAAQAQALGVAGIVCAPEEVGNLRKIVGHQTSLVTPGIRPAGSAVGDQKRIMTPGRAIAAGADYLVVARPVIEAVDPKATAEAIHAEIAQALG from the coding sequence ATGACGCCAGCCGAAATCGCCCCGAAGGACCGCCTGATCGTAGGCCTCGATCTGCCGAGCGTGGATGCCGCGGAGGCGATGATCGCAAGGCTCGGCGACAGCGTCACCTTCTACAAGATCGGCTATCGCCTCGCTTACGCCGGCGGCCTGCCCCTCGTCGCCAAGCTTGCCGACAGCGGCAAGAAGGTCTTTCTCGATCTCAAGCTGCACGATATCGGCAACACAGTGATGCAGGGTGTTCAGAGCATCACCAGACTCGGCGCTACCTTTCTGACCGTCCATGCCTATCCGCAGACGATGAAGGCGGCGGTCGAAGGTTGCGCGGGCTCCGGGTTGAAAATTCTCGCCGTCACTGTGCTGACCTCCTACAACGACGACGATCTGCATGCGGCGGGCTATCGACTCCATGTTTCCGAACTGGTCGAAGCGCGGGCGGCGCAAGCGCAGGCGCTTGGCGTCGCCGGCATCGTCTGCGCGCCGGAGGAGGTCGGCAATCTGCGCAAGATCGTGGGGCACCAGACGAGCCTCGTCACTCCAGGCATCCGGCCGGCCGGCTCGGCCGTTGGCGATCAAAAGCGCATCATGACCCCCGGGCGCGCGATCGCTGCGGGTGCCGACTACCTCGTCGTTGCGCGACCGGTAATCGAGGCTGTCGATCCCAAGGCAACAGCCGAAGCCATCCATGCCGAGATCGCGCAGGCGCTCGGCTAA
- the dapB gene encoding 4-hydroxy-tetrahydrodipicolinate reductase yields MSDMRLIVAGAGGRMGRALVRAIAESKGAVLAGALEAPGSELLGKDAGVLAGLPANGIKLSADLWAMSKEADGILDFTVPAATIANVAIAAERGLIHVIGTTGLSGSDNAVIKSVTNRAVVVQSGNMSLGVNLLAAVVKRVAKALDQSFDIEIVETHHRMKVDAPSGTALMLGQAAASGRGVTLDDHSERGRDGITGARQPGHIGFASLRGGTVAGDHSVTFLGPFERLTLSHQAEDRMLFAHGALKAALWAHGKKPGHYSMADVLGLSDI; encoded by the coding sequence ATGTCCGACATGCGCTTGATCGTTGCGGGGGCCGGCGGCCGGATGGGCCGGGCGCTGGTGCGGGCAATTGCCGAGAGCAAGGGCGCGGTGCTGGCGGGCGCGCTGGAGGCGCCGGGCTCGGAGCTGCTCGGCAAGGATGCCGGCGTGCTCGCCGGCCTGCCGGCCAATGGCATCAAGCTCTCCGCTGATCTCTGGGCGATGTCCAAGGAGGCCGACGGCATCCTCGATTTCACGGTGCCGGCGGCGACCATCGCCAATGTCGCGATTGCCGCCGAACGCGGCCTCATCCATGTCATCGGCACGACCGGGCTGTCCGGCTCCGACAATGCGGTGATCAAGAGCGTCACCAATCGCGCGGTGGTGGTGCAATCGGGCAATATGAGCCTCGGCGTCAACCTGCTTGCCGCCGTGGTCAAGCGTGTCGCCAAGGCGCTCGACCAGAGCTTTGACATCGAGATCGTCGAGACCCATCACCGCATGAAGGTCGATGCGCCCTCGGGCACGGCACTGATGCTGGGCCAGGCCGCAGCCAGTGGCCGCGGCGTCACCCTCGATGACCATTCCGAGCGCGGCCGTGACGGCATCACCGGCGCCCGTCAGCCGGGCCATATCGGTTTTGCCTCCTTGCGCGGCGGCACCGTCGCGGGCGACCACAGCGTGACCTTCCTCGGCCCGTTCGAGCGCCTGACGCTGTCGCATCAGGCCGAGGACCGCATGCTTTTCGCGCACGGCGCGCTCAAGGCGGCACTATGGGCGCATGGCAAGAAGCCGGGGCACTACTCCATGGCCGACGTGCTCGGCCTATCCGACATCTGA
- a CDS encoding 2,3-bisphosphoglycerate-dependent phosphoglycerate mutase: MSERLLVLVRHGQSEWNLKNLFTGWKDPDLTELGMSEAREAGRKLKAQGLVFDVAFTSVLTRAQHTLDLILAELGQTGLPTSKNLALNERDYGDLSGLNKDDARKKWGEEQVHVWRRSYDVPPPGGESLKDTLARALPYYVQEILPGVLNGKRTLVAAHGNSLRALIMVLEKLSPEGILKRELATGVPIIYRLNADSTVASKLDLAG; encoded by the coding sequence ATGAGCGAACGTCTTCTCGTGCTCGTGCGCCATGGCCAGAGCGAATGGAATCTGAAGAACCTGTTCACGGGCTGGAAGGACCCTGACCTCACCGAGCTCGGCATGAGCGAAGCCAGGGAAGCCGGCCGCAAGCTGAAGGCACAGGGCCTGGTGTTCGACGTCGCTTTCACCTCGGTGCTGACGCGCGCGCAGCACACGCTCGATCTCATCCTCGCCGAGCTTGGCCAGACCGGATTGCCGACCTCGAAGAACCTCGCGCTGAACGAGCGCGACTATGGCGATCTCTCCGGTCTCAACAAGGATGACGCCCGCAAGAAATGGGGCGAGGAGCAGGTCCATGTCTGGCGCCGCTCCTACGACGTGCCGCCGCCCGGCGGCGAAAGCCTGAAGGACACGCTCGCGCGTGCTTTGCCTTATTATGTTCAGGAGATCCTGCCGGGCGTGCTCAACGGCAAGCGCACGCTGGTTGCCGCCCACGGCAACTCGCTGCGCGCGCTGATCATGGTGCTGGAAAAGCTCTCGCCCGAAGGCATTTTGAAGCGCGAGCTCGCGACGGGTGTGCCGATCATCTACCGCCTCAACGCGGATTCGACGGTGGCCTCGAAGCTGGATCTGGCGGGGTGA
- the dnaK gene encoding molecular chaperone DnaK encodes MGKVIGIDLGTTNSCVAVMDGKNAKVIENSEGMRTTPSIVAVTDDGERLVGQPAKRQAVTNPERTFFAVKRLIGRRYDDPMVEKDKKLVPYKIVKASNGDAWVEADGQTYSPSQVSAFILQKMKETAEAHLGQKVDQAVITVPAYFNDAQRQATKDAGKIAGLEVLRIINEPTAAALAYGLDKTKAGTIAVYDLGGGTFDISILEIGDGVFEVKSTNGDTFLGGEDFDMRLVGYLADEFQKEQGINLRNDKLALQRLKEAAEKAKIELSSTTQTEINLPFITADQTGPKHLTMKLTRAKFEALVDDLVQKTIEPCRKALKDAGVTAGEIGEVVLVGGMTRMPKVQEVVKQLFGKEPHKGVNPDEVVAIGAAIQAGVLQGDVKDVLLLDVTPLSLGIETLGGVFTRIIDRNTTIPTKKSQVFSTAEDNQNAVTIRVFQGEREMAADNKMLGQFDLMGIPPAPRGMPQIEVTFDIDANGIVNVSAKDKATGKEQQIRIQASGGLSEADIEKMVKDAEANAEADKKRREAVTAKNEADGLVHSTEKALAEHGSKVSESERRAIEDAVSDLKEALKGDDAEAIKAKTNTLAQASMKLGEAMYKQQAEADAKKDAAKDDVVDAEFTEVDDDKNNKKSA; translated from the coding sequence ATGGGAAAGGTCATTGGGATCGACCTCGGCACCACGAATTCGTGCGTCGCCGTGATGGACGGCAAGAACGCCAAAGTCATCGAGAATTCCGAAGGTATGCGCACGACGCCTTCGATCGTCGCCGTCACGGATGACGGTGAGCGCCTCGTCGGCCAGCCGGCCAAGCGCCAGGCCGTCACCAATCCCGAGCGCACCTTCTTCGCAGTGAAGCGCCTCATCGGCCGCCGCTACGACGACCCGATGGTCGAGAAGGACAAGAAGCTCGTTCCCTACAAGATCGTGAAGGCTTCCAACGGCGACGCCTGGGTCGAGGCCGACGGCCAGACCTACTCGCCCTCGCAGGTCTCGGCGTTCATCTTGCAGAAGATGAAGGAGACCGCCGAAGCCCATCTCGGCCAGAAGGTCGATCAGGCCGTCATCACCGTTCCCGCCTACTTCAACGACGCCCAGCGCCAGGCGACCAAGGACGCCGGCAAGATCGCGGGCCTTGAAGTGCTGCGCATCATCAACGAGCCGACCGCGGCCGCGCTCGCCTATGGCCTCGACAAGACCAAGGCCGGCACCATCGCCGTGTACGACCTCGGCGGCGGCACGTTCGATATCTCCATTCTCGAAATCGGCGACGGCGTGTTCGAGGTGAAGTCGACCAACGGCGACACCTTCCTCGGCGGCGAAGATTTCGACATGCGCCTGGTCGGCTATCTCGCCGACGAGTTCCAGAAGGAGCAGGGCATCAACCTGCGCAACGACAAGCTCGCCCTGCAGCGCCTGAAGGAAGCCGCTGAAAAGGCCAAGATCGAGCTGTCGTCGACGACGCAGACCGAGATCAACCTGCCCTTCATCACCGCGGACCAGACCGGCCCGAAGCACCTGACGATGAAGCTCACCCGCGCCAAGTTCGAGGCGCTGGTCGACGATCTCGTGCAGAAGACCATCGAGCCCTGCCGCAAGGCGCTGAAGGATGCCGGGGTCACCGCCGGTGAGATCGGCGAGGTCGTCCTGGTCGGCGGCATGACCCGCATGCCGAAGGTCCAGGAGGTCGTGAAGCAGCTGTTCGGCAAGGAGCCGCACAAGGGCGTCAACCCGGACGAAGTCGTGGCGATCGGTGCCGCGATCCAGGCCGGCGTGCTCCAGGGCGACGTCAAGGACGTGCTGCTGCTCGACGTGACCCCGCTGTCGCTGGGCATCGAGACGCTGGGTGGCGTGTTCACCCGCATCATCGACCGCAACACCACGATCCCGACCAAGAAGAGCCAGGTGTTCTCGACGGCCGAGGACAACCAGAATGCCGTCACCATCCGCGTCTTCCAGGGCGAGCGTGAAATGGCGGCCGACAACAAGATGCTCGGCCAGTTCGACCTGATGGGCATTCCGCCGGCGCCGCGCGGCATGCCGCAGATCGAGGTGACCTTCGACATCGACGCCAACGGCATCGTCAACGTCTCGGCCAAGGACAAGGCCACCGGCAAGGAGCAGCAGATCCGCATCCAGGCCTCCGGTGGTCTGTCGGAAGCCGACATCGAGAAGATGGTCAAGGACGCCGAGGCCAATGCCGAGGCGGACAAGAAGCGGCGCGAGGCCGTCACCGCCAAGAACGAGGCGGATGGTCTGGTGCATTCGACCGAGAAGGCTTTGGCCGAGCACGGCTCCAAGGTCTCCGAGAGCGAGCGCCGCGCCATCGAGGATGCCGTCAGCGACCTCAAGGAAGCGCTGAAGGGCGACGATGCCGAGGCGATCAAGGCCAAGACCAACACTTTGGCCCAGGCTTCGATGAAGCTCGGCGAGGCCATGTACAAGCAGCAGGCCGAGGCCGACGCCAAGAAGGACGCGGCCAAGGACGACGTCGTCGACGCGGAATTCACCGAGGTCGACGACGACAAGAACAACAAGAAGTCTGCATAA
- a CDS encoding DUF1330 domain-containing protein: MAKGYWIGRVDVSNDEGYKPYAIANGPIFKKWGGRFVVRAGKFTTVEGASRNRNVVIEFPDYETALACYNSPEYQANIKVRQPHSIAELIVIEGYDGPQPQDS; this comes from the coding sequence ATGGCAAAGGGTTACTGGATCGGGCGTGTCGACGTCAGCAATGACGAGGGCTACAAGCCCTACGCGATCGCGAACGGCCCGATCTTCAAGAAATGGGGCGGCCGTTTCGTCGTCCGCGCCGGCAAGTTCACCACCGTCGAAGGCGCCAGCCGCAACCGCAACGTCGTGATCGAATTCCCGGACTACGAGACCGCGCTCGCCTGCTACAACTCGCCGGAATACCAGGCCAACATCAAGGTGCGCCAGCCGCACTCGATCGCCGAGCTCATCGTCATCGAAGGCTACGACGGCCCGCAGCCGCAAGACTCGTAG
- a CDS encoding class I SAM-dependent methyltransferase, producing MPLPSSARALKKPRLDDEVRFLRSWIEKPLHMGAVMPSGKLLARTMAHYVDPDSDAPVVELGPGTGAITSALIERGVDQKRLVLVEYNPGFCALLRDRYPQAKVVQGDAYRLRDTLWNVLSAPASAVVSGLPLVTKPMLTRLRLVRDAFTALAPGAPFIQFTYAVVPPIPKSLPGVSTEASERIWMNLPPARVWVYRKH from the coding sequence ATGCCCTTGCCATCGTCCGCGCGTGCGTTGAAGAAGCCTCGTCTCGACGACGAGGTGCGCTTTCTCAGATCGTGGATCGAAAAGCCCCTGCACATGGGCGCGGTGATGCCGTCCGGCAAGCTGCTGGCGCGGACCATGGCTCATTATGTCGATCCCGATTCCGACGCACCGGTGGTTGAGCTTGGACCCGGCACCGGCGCTATCACCTCCGCGCTGATCGAGCGCGGGGTCGACCAGAAGCGTCTTGTTCTCGTCGAATACAATCCCGGCTTCTGCGCGCTGCTGCGCGACCGCTACCCGCAAGCCAAGGTGGTGCAGGGCGATGCCTATCGCCTGCGCGACACGCTCTGGAACGTCTTGAGCGCGCCGGCCAGTGCGGTCGTGTCCGGCCTGCCGCTCGTCACAAAACCGATGCTGACGCGGCTGCGGCTCGTCCGCGATGCCTTCACCGCGCTCGCGCCCGGTGCACCCTTCATCCAGTTCACCTATGCGGTGGTGCCGCCGATCCCGAAATCGCTGCCCGGCGTGTCCACAGAGGCCTCGGAGCGGATCTGGATGAACCTTCCGCCGGCCCGCGTCTGGGTGTATCGCAAGCATTAA
- a CDS encoding bifunctional helix-turn-helix domain-containing protein/methylated-DNA--[protein]-cysteine S-methyltransferase, producing the protein MMTLAIHDQRLTKPGTQNAALRDYDSVRRAIAFISANWRAQPTIEAMADAAGVTPDELHHLFRRWASITPKAFMQALTLDHAKNLLRDSASILDAALDSGLSGPGRLHDLFVTHEAMSPGEWKNGGAGLTLRHGFHPSPFGTAIVIATDRGLSGLAFADPGEEKIALADMTRRWPNATYVEDHDGTAPLAARIFDPKLWRPDQPLRVVLIGTDFEVRVWETLLRIPMGRAVSYSDIACNINNPKASRAVGAAVGKNPVSFVVPCHRALGKSGTLTGYHWGITRKQAMLGWEAGQLGLQ; encoded by the coding sequence ATGATGACCCTTGCGATACATGACCAGCGCCTGACTAAACCAGGCACCCAGAACGCCGCGTTACGCGACTATGATTCGGTGCGGCGGGCGATCGCCTTCATCTCGGCGAACTGGCGCGCGCAGCCGACCATCGAGGCGATGGCGGATGCCGCCGGCGTGACGCCGGATGAGCTGCACCATCTGTTCCGCCGCTGGGCTTCGATCACGCCGAAGGCTTTCATGCAGGCGCTCACCCTCGACCACGCCAAGAACCTGCTCAGGGATTCCGCCAGCATCCTCGACGCGGCGCTCGACTCCGGCCTGTCGGGGCCGGGCCGGCTGCACGATCTCTTCGTCACCCATGAAGCGATGTCGCCGGGCGAATGGAAGAACGGCGGTGCCGGCCTCACCCTGCGCCACGGCTTCCATCCCTCGCCGTTCGGCACCGCGATCGTGATCGCCACCGACCGCGGCTTGTCGGGCCTCGCTTTCGCCGATCCCGGCGAGGAGAAGATCGCGCTCGCCGACATGACGCGGCGCTGGCCGAACGCCACCTATGTGGAAGATCACGACGGCACCGCACCGCTCGCGGCGCGCATCTTCGATCCAAAATTGTGGCGTCCGGATCAGCCGCTGCGCGTGGTGCTGATCGGCACCGATTTCGAAGTGCGGGTGTGGGAGACGCTTTTGAGAATTCCGATGGGACGCGCGGTGTCCTATTCCGACATCGCCTGCAACATCAACAATCCGAAGGCCTCGCGCGCCGTCGGCGCGGCGGTCGGCAAGAACCCGGTCTCCTTCGTCGTGCCCTGCCACCGCGCGCTCGGCAAGAGCGGCACGCTGACCGGCTATCATTGGGGCATCACCCGCAAGCAGGCGATGCTGGGCTGGGAAGCCGGGCAGCTGGGGCTGCAGTAG
- the dnaJ gene encoding molecular chaperone DnaJ translates to MSTSTKRCYYETLEVDRDADESRLKSSFRKLAMKFHPDRNPGDETSEVKFKEINEAYEVLKDKDKRAAYDRYGHAAFEQGGGFGGGAGFGAGFASSFSDIFEDLFGMAGQRGRGGRERGADLRYNMEITLEEAFGGKTAQIEIPVSVTCEACSGIGAKAGTKPKTCSTCGGQGRVRQSQGFFTLERTCPGCQGRGQMIEDACPSCSGQGRVTRERTLSVNIPQGVEDGTRIRLAGEGEAGVRGGPPGDLYIFLSLAQHQFFQRDGADLHCRVPISMVTAALGGEFEVPTIDKGKTKVKVPAGTQSGRRFRIASKGMPVLRSRQMGDMYVQVVVETPQNLTKKQQELLAEFEKLSSGNTQPEAEGFFAKVKDFFGNRAN, encoded by the coding sequence ATGTCCACGTCCACCAAGCGCTGCTATTACGAGACTCTCGAAGTCGACCGTGATGCCGACGAATCCAGGCTGAAATCGTCGTTCCGCAAGCTTGCGATGAAGTTCCATCCCGACCGCAATCCCGGGGATGAGACCAGCGAAGTCAAGTTCAAGGAAATCAACGAGGCCTACGAGGTCCTGAAGGACAAGGACAAGCGCGCCGCCTATGATCGTTACGGCCACGCCGCGTTCGAGCAGGGCGGCGGCTTTGGCGGCGGTGCCGGTTTCGGTGCGGGCTTCGCCTCTTCCTTCTCCGACATCTTCGAGGACCTGTTCGGCATGGCCGGACAGCGCGGCCGCGGCGGCCGCGAGCGCGGCGCCGATCTGCGCTACAACATGGAAATCACGCTCGAGGAAGCCTTTGGCGGCAAGACTGCGCAGATCGAGATTCCGGTCTCGGTCACCTGCGAGGCCTGCTCGGGCATCGGTGCCAAGGCCGGCACCAAGCCGAAGACCTGCTCGACCTGCGGCGGGCAGGGGCGCGTGCGGCAGTCACAGGGCTTCTTCACGCTGGAGCGGACCTGCCCGGGCTGCCAGGGCCGCGGCCAGATGATCGAGGACGCCTGCCCGTCCTGCTCCGGACAAGGGCGGGTGACCCGCGAGCGGACGCTCTCGGTCAACATTCCGCAAGGCGTCGAGGACGGCACACGGATCAGGCTCGCCGGCGAGGGCGAGGCTGGCGTCCGCGGCGGGCCGCCCGGCGATCTCTACATCTTCCTGTCGCTGGCCCAGCACCAGTTCTTCCAGCGCGACGGCGCCGACCTGCATTGCCGCGTGCCGATCTCGATGGTGACCGCCGCACTCGGCGGCGAATTCGAGGTGCCGACCATCGACAAGGGCAAGACCAAGGTGAAGGTGCCCGCCGGCACGCAGTCGGGTCGCCGATTCCGCATCGCATCAAAGGGTATGCCGGTGCTGCGGTCGCGCCAGATGGGCGACATGTACGTTCAGGTCGTGGTCGAGACCCCGCAGAACCTGACCAAGAAGCAGCAGGAATTGCTGGCCGAGTTCGAAAAGCTCTCCTCCGGCAACACCCAGCCGGAAGCCGAGGGTTTCTTCGCCAAGGTCAAGGATTTCTTCGGCAATCGGGCGAATTGA